A section of the Primulina eburnea isolate SZY01 chromosome 1, ASM2296580v1, whole genome shotgun sequence genome encodes:
- the LOC140803760 gene encoding auxin-induced protein 15A-like yields MAFRQILKRSLSSEKRSNSTRRADVPKGYCAVYVGECEYKQRFVIPVSYLNHPSFQDLLSQAEEEFGYCHPMGGLTIPCSEDLFVDVTSRLSRS; encoded by the coding sequence ATGGCCTTTCGACAAATTCTTAAACGATCTTTATCAAGCGAGAAAAGATCGAATTCGACACGACGAGCTGATGTTCCGAAAGGATATTGTGCTGTTTACGTGGGGGAGTGTGAATATAAGCAAAGATTTGTTATTCCCGTGTCATATCTGAACCATCCTTCATTTCAAGATTTGCTATCCCAAGCTGAAGAAGAATTCGGGTATTGCCATCCAATGGGTGGACTCACCATTCCTTGCAGTGAAGATTTGTTTGTTGATGTCACATCTCGCTTGAGCAGATCATGA
- the LOC140811189 gene encoding auxin-responsive protein SAUR27-like has translation MAIRQILRRSLSSERRSNSMGSTDVPKGHFAVYVGETENKQRFVIPVSYLNNPLFQELLNKAEEEFGFCHPMGGITIPCSQYLFIDLTSRLGGI, from the coding sequence ATGGCGATTCGACAAATCCTTAGACGATCTTTATCTAGTGAAAGAAGATCAAACTCCATGGGATCCACCGATGTTCCGAAGGGGCATTTTGCTGTTTATGTTGGGGAAACTGAAAACAAGCAACGATTTGTGATTCCCGTGTCATACTTAAACAACCCTTTATTTCAAGAATTGTTAAATAAAGCGGAAGAAGAATTCGGGTTCTGTCATCCAATGGGTGGAATCACCATCCCCTGCAGCCAATATTTGTTTATTGATCTGACTTCTAGATTGGGTGGAATATGA
- the LOC140827335 gene encoding aspartic proteinase oryzasin-1-like: protein MVKRPLDLPKIIAAKRARSEGENRSGTGLEGRQQNLGDSEGDIVSLKNYLDAQYYGEIHIGSPPQKFTVIFDTGSSNLWVPSAKCYFSIACYLHPRYKSGLSKTYKKNGKSCSISYGSGSVSGFLSQDNVEVGDVVVKDQVFIETTREAGLTFLVGKFDGILGLGFQEISVGNIVPVWYNMVDQDLVDEKVFSFWLNRDTDADSGGEIVFGGVDPEHYKGNHTYVPVTEKGYWQFDSGDVLVGNLSTAFCEGGCAAIVDSGTSLLTGPTTVITQINHAIGAEGIVSTECKQLVSEYGEMIWNLLVDGMTC from the exons ATGGTCAAGAGGCCTTTGGACCTTCCGAAAATCATCGCTGCGAAGCGAGCTAGATCCGAGGGGGAAAATAGATCGGGGACAGGCTTAGAGGGTAGGCAGCAAAATCTTGGTGATTCAGAAGGAGATATAGTGTCTTTAAAGAATTACTTGGATGCTCAATACTATGGGGAGATTCATATTGGGTCACCACCTCAGAAATTTACTGTTATTTTTGATACTGGGAGTTCCAATCTTTGGGTTCCTTCGGCAAAATGCTACTTCTCT attgCCTGCTATTTGCATCCAAGATACAAGTCTGGCTTGTCCAAGACATATAAAAAGAATG GAAAGTCTTGTTCGATTAGCTACGGTTCTGGGTCAGTTTCTGGATTTTTAAGCCAAGATAATGTTGAAGTTGGTGATGTGGTGGTGAAAGATCAA GTTTTTATCGAGACCACGCGAGAAGCAGGCCTTACCTTTTTGGTGGGTAAATTTGATGGGATACTTGGGCTTGGTTTCCAAGAAATTTCTGTTGGCAATATCGTACCAGTCTG GTATAATATGGTGGATCAAGATCTTGTGGATGAGAAGGTATTTTCTTTTTGGCTTAATCGTGACACAGATGCAGACTCTGGAGGTGAGATAGTCTTTGGAGGAGTCGACCCTGAACACTACAAGGGTAACCACACTTATGTACCGGTGACAGAGAAAGGCTACTGGCAG TTTGACTCGGGAGATGTTCTCGTTGGAAACTTGTCGACTG CTTTCTGTGAGGGCGGTTGTGCTGCTATTGTGGATTCTGGGACATCTCTTCTTACCGGTCCAACT ACGGTTATAACGCAAATCAACCACGCCATTGGAGCTGAAGGGATTGTGAGCACGGAATGTAAGCAGCTTGTTTCTGAGTACGGGGAAATGATATGGAATCTTCTTGTAGATGGG atGACATGCTGA